One window from the genome of Mumia sp. ZJ1417 encodes:
- a CDS encoding FAD-dependent oxidoreductase, translated as MHSWWYDQNPDRPTYEPLTDDLACDVVVVGAGLVGVTTALALARAGTSVVVVEARTVAAGTTGGTTGKVSLLQGTRLSTIQQHHAESLRGYVGANRAGQDWIRAYCQTSGLSYDERDAVTYATTAAGERRLRQEQEACVEADLPVVWDGEPGLPYEVRGAIRLVGQGQVDAVALTARVAADAVDAGARIFEGTRVLGVERGPRRRVRTAHATIEAQDVVLATGTPILDRGGFFARLSPKRSYAAAFRTEGPAVDAMHLSIDAPTRSLRTSTPDGSVLLVGGNGHTTGRARSEAAKLDELVAWARETFGVGTPLATWSAQDYSPTGGLPYVGRLLPVDPHVHVATGFDKWGMAMGAAAGLALAGDLLGEAPGWRDSVRAWRRPALRDATTAAVVNAEVGAELGKGWVSAALSRDEDPPSVRGLPPCADSGDGTRLSAVCTHLGGVVEWNDAERTWDCPLHGSRFADDGSVIEGPATRPLRRR; from the coding sequence ATGCATTCCTGGTGGTACGACCAGAACCCTGACCGCCCGACGTACGAGCCGCTCACCGACGACCTCGCTTGCGACGTCGTCGTGGTGGGCGCGGGCCTGGTGGGGGTGACCACAGCGCTGGCGCTGGCCCGTGCGGGCACGTCGGTAGTCGTCGTCGAAGCGCGAACGGTGGCGGCTGGAACGACGGGCGGGACGACCGGCAAGGTCAGCCTGCTGCAGGGGACGCGGCTCTCGACGATCCAGCAGCACCACGCCGAGAGCCTGCGCGGGTACGTCGGCGCGAACCGTGCCGGGCAGGACTGGATCCGCGCGTACTGCCAGACCAGCGGTCTGTCGTACGACGAGCGTGACGCGGTCACCTACGCCACCACGGCCGCTGGTGAGCGTCGGCTGCGCCAGGAGCAGGAGGCATGCGTAGAGGCCGACCTGCCTGTGGTGTGGGACGGCGAGCCTGGCTTGCCGTACGAGGTGCGCGGGGCGATCCGGTTGGTGGGGCAAGGACAGGTCGACGCCGTTGCACTGACCGCCCGCGTCGCTGCCGATGCCGTCGACGCCGGTGCGCGGATCTTCGAGGGCACTCGCGTGCTCGGCGTGGAGAGGGGACCCCGCCGCCGAGTCCGAACCGCGCACGCGACGATTGAGGCCCAGGACGTCGTGCTCGCCACCGGCACACCGATCCTCGACCGTGGGGGATTCTTCGCAAGGCTGTCGCCGAAGCGGTCGTACGCCGCCGCGTTCCGCACCGAGGGCCCGGCGGTCGACGCCATGCACCTGTCGATCGACGCCCCGACGCGGTCGTTGCGGACGTCGACACCGGACGGATCCGTGCTCCTGGTCGGCGGCAACGGGCACACGACCGGGCGTGCGCGTTCGGAGGCCGCGAAGCTCGACGAGCTGGTCGCGTGGGCACGAGAGACGTTCGGGGTGGGGACACCGCTGGCGACCTGGTCGGCGCAGGACTACTCCCCGACGGGCGGGCTGCCGTACGTCGGACGTCTGCTGCCGGTCGACCCGCACGTCCACGTCGCGACCGGGTTCGACAAGTGGGGGATGGCGATGGGCGCTGCCGCAGGCCTCGCGCTCGCCGGGGACCTCCTCGGTGAGGCGCCAGGCTGGCGCGACTCCGTACGGGCCTGGCGGCGACCCGCCCTCCGGGACGCGACGACGGCGGCGGTGGTCAATGCGGAGGTCGGGGCCGAGCTGGGCAAGGGCTGGGTGTCGGCAGCACTGTCGCGCGACGAGGACCCGCCGTCCGTACGGGGGCTTCCGCCGTGCGCGGACTCCGGAGACGGCACGCGGCTGAGCGCGGTCTGCACGCACCTCGGCGGGGTCGTGGAGTGGAACGACGCCGAGCGCACCTGGGACTGCCCGCTGCACGGGTCTCGGTTCGCCGACGACGGATCGGTGATCGAGGGGCCGGCCACGCGACCGCTGCGGCGCCGCTGA
- a CDS encoding VOC family protein has protein sequence MLAESPAFQGFSVDDIPKARDFYADVLGLDVDEEDGMLRLHLAGGRDTLVYPKGDQHEPASYTILNFPVPDVEAAVDGLSARGVVFEKYEGTPMATDEKGVFRGGGPLIAWFTDPAGNVLSVIQE, from the coding sequence ATGCTCGCCGAATCACCCGCCTTCCAGGGCTTTTCCGTCGACGACATTCCGAAGGCCCGTGACTTCTATGCCGATGTGCTCGGTCTGGACGTCGACGAGGAGGACGGGATGCTGCGGCTCCACCTCGCCGGAGGTCGCGACACGCTCGTCTATCCGAAGGGCGACCAGCACGAGCCGGCCTCGTACACGATCCTCAACTTCCCGGTGCCCGACGTCGAGGCCGCCGTGGACGGACTGAGCGCGCGCGGAGTCGTGTTCGAGAAGTACGAGGGGACGCCGATGGCGACCGACGAGAAGGGAGTGTTCCGCGGGGGCGGGCCGCTCATCGCGTGGTTCACCGACCCCGCCGGCAACGTGCTGTCCGTCATCCAGGAATAG